In a single window of the Drosophila miranda strain MSH22 chromosome XL, D.miranda_PacBio2.1, whole genome shotgun sequence genome:
- the LOC108160754 gene encoding pneumococcal serine-rich repeat protein isoform X1, which yields MSARVKESGQAGRLSKCVRGGKNKIMSTDNPTHLLTTRDLGQLRGQLQTTAAPATATSVVHGYRNIIPPPISTSATATAPVAVAIAIASTAAPVSTASSVVTEASSSSASSTTTSSNSNSNSGSIHHGGGNMQATSSKYVVIQPNHNGGFTAYDSSATAATTMPTGGGGGAGGAGPGGNIVLLAAEPLEMGSADALAAAAAAGPDDGELRSLSWLSDSNLIKGIVTSSGPTSAASQAKRAAAVALKAPAGGVCLVGDLIEELPPSSNDIPETGDQQGTPGGVYSTTTVHKGPSGTTTVVEYKATKTTTTATRTSYMPVVVTSSSSSSITPAAQATISPAKQQQPQQIFVTSNGTGATTYKTSPPTSMATVSVSSAPPCSPNNNINHHNTTTHHPHKKYLREKMNVHVDHSSHVASTVTVVSSPASSNNSSLSSTSASTSALSMSVNGSSGGINGAGNSPGPKAANGFTTVYETVKFSGAGTTPCSISNPSQSNRQHLPDQTTLISPTALISTSPMTGYSFVHHLTGTPHVMASTAPSEATLGGGGSIYYTNATPMQQQQHLQQQQQRGMHVSVSPPPTAVNATIGGHNGSNGALNLRSPNSYSSYDNEDSLKEFDMTLNSRMHTSTPQYVAAAAKSNSYSNNANSSSNTTNGGGGGGGGGGGGGGGAGNTPQKQKHPNNVPYDPLVHTNNKPPYSFSSLIFMAIEGSNEKALPVKEIYAWIVQHFPYFKTAPNGWKNSVRHNLSLNKSFVKVEKAPNMGKGSLWRVEPQQRQNLIQALNRSGPFFPNSAVEKISTSLKSPNGQGAPQSSGGYDGLDGVAASGAAASANGIGMGCGNSAAPVTLATPTKSNGLVLANGGASQSVAMPNSPSSNAGGGGSASHARVDPKLFPYLSKAFRKIREDGGPPTQQLLLSDVLDDDVSGEYAGNHNHNSGSGRYVYVGNGGATAGPNGSGDGINFERLARDCGADSMDDVHAAAAMLFLKHGPKAFTESFQNGAPVITSSPSEDHTYSAGGNSNADSGASTPLTNGNIMAGQTPAQLQLQAQANAGGGSDSNCASSDAAYDSSEENHNITPEELADQQRHRDGVDALLSLSRSSIVECGSVATTHYHSNGSSGSSHGSPHKRPSSHSLEEEHEHLLLQQYQPLLSSSPQAVYTNGSGSKMALLSSAAANVALAQQQQQQQQHHQIQQMQQQQQQHQQHQQHQHQIQQHQQHTELYGSVSGSYLAGLNHCLPAATGAGGQAAMLPQHLTASMANAAAKNKVKPLRGLRTKIKRKSAWMR from the exons CATGTCCACAGATAATcccacacatctgctgaccaCGCGGGATCTTGGCCAATTGCGGGGCCAATTACAGACGACAGCAGCGCCAGCGACGGCAACAAGTGTCGTACATGGATACCGCAACATAATTCCCCCACCTATCAGCACctcagcaacagcaacagcaccagtAGCAGTAGCAATAGCAAtagcatcaacagcagcaccagtaTCAACAGCATCTTCCGTAGTAACAgaagcatcatcatcatcagcatcatcCACCACCacgagcagcaacagcaatagcaacagcggcagcatcCATCACGGAGGTGGCAACATGCAGGCCACCAGCTCCAAATATGTCGTTATTCAACCGAACCACAACGGCGGCTTCACGGCCTACGATAGCAGTGCCACTGCCGCAACCACAATGCCCACGGGCGGAGGCGGTGGTGCCGGTGGCGCTGGACCGGGTGGAAATATTGTTCTTTTAGCCGCCGAGCCCCTGGAAATGGGTTCGGCAGACGCATtggccgccgctgccgctgcaggACCGGACGATGGAGAGCTGCGCTCCTTGTCGTGGCTGAGCGACAGCAATCTGATCAAGGGGATTGTAACGAGCAGCGGCCCCACATCGGCCGCATCGCAGGCGAAACGGGCAGCGGCTGTGGCCCTCAAGGCTCCTGCGGGGGGAGTCTGCCTTGTCGGCGATCTCATTGAGGAGCTGCCGCCAAGCAGCAACGATATTCCGGAAACGGGAGACCAGCAGGGAACGCCCGGGGGCGTTTACAGCACCACGACAGTGCACAAGGGACCCAGCGGCACCACCACAGTGGTGGAGTACAAGGCCAccaagacgacgacgacggccaCACGAACAAGCTACATGCCTGTGGTGgtgaccagcagcagcagcagcagcatcacaCCAGCAGCACAAGCCACCATTTCGCCcgccaagcagcagcagccccaacaGATCTTTGTGACCAGCAATGGGACGGGTGCAACAACATACAAGACCTCTCCCCCCACATCCATGGCCACGGTCTCTGTTTCGTCCGCCCCACCGTGTTCCCCGAATAATAATATCAACCACCACAACACCACCACCCACCATCCGCACAAGAAATATCTGCGGGAGAAGATGAACGTCCATGTGGACCACAGCAGCCATGTGGCCTCCACGGTGACGGTCGTCAGTTCGCCTGCATCCTCAAACAATTCATCGCTCAGCTCCACCtccgcttcaacctccgcCCTGTCCATGTCGGTTAATGGGTCATCGGGTGGCATAAATGGCGCTGGGAATAGTCCAGGGCCCAAGGCCGCCAACGGCTTTACGACCGTTTACGAAACGGTAAAGTTCTCTGGAGCTGGGACAACGCCCTGCAGCATCAGCAACCCCAGCCAAAGCAACAGACAGCACCTGCCCGATCAGACGACGCTGATTAGCCCAACGGCATTGATCAGTACCTCGCCCATGACGGGCTATAGTTTTGTGCATCATCTCACCGGAACGCCGCATGTCAT GGCTTCGACGGCACCATCGGAGGCGACTCTGGGAGGAGGCGGCAGCATCTACTACACCAATGCCACGCCaatgcaacaacagcagcacctgcaacagcaacagcagcgtgGCATGCATGTCTCTGTGTCGCCGCCACCGACGGCCGTCAATGCAACAATAGGGGGTCATAATGGATCTAATGGAGCATTGAATCTGCGAAGCCCCAATAGCTACAGCAGCTACGACAATGAGGATTCTCTGAAGGAGTTCGACATGACATTGAACTCCAGGATGCATACCAGCACGCCCCAAtatgtggcagcggcagccaagagcaacagctacagcaacaacgccaacaGTTCCTCCAACACCACCaacggaggaggaggcggtggcggtggtggtggtggcggtggtggtggtgccgGCAACACAccgcaaaagcaaaagcatcCCAACAATGTGCCATATGATCCGCTAGTGCATACAAACAACAAGCCGCCATATAGCTTTAG TTCACTCATCTTTATGGCCATTGAGGGTTCGAACGAGAAGGCGCTGCCTGTAAAAGAGATCTATGCGTGGATTGTCCAGCACTTTCCATACTTCAAGACGGCCCCCAATGGCTGGAAGAACAGTGTGCGGCACAATCTGTCGCTGAACAAGAGTTTCGTCAAAGTGGAGAAGGCCCCCAATATGGGCAAGGGCTCGTTGTGGCGCGTAGAGCCGCAACAGCGTCAAAATCTCATTCAGGCCCTCAATCGGTCAGGCCCATTCTTTCCGAATTCAGCGGTGGAAAAGATCAGTACGTCGCTGAAGAGTCCCAATGGGCAAGGGGCGCCCCAATCATCCGGTGGATATGATGGCCTTGATGGAGTGGCTGCCTCCGGCGCCGCTGCCTCCGCCAATGGAATAGGAATGGGCTGTGGCAACTCTGCGGCTCCAGTGACACTGGCCACACCCACAAAAAGCAATGGCCTGGTGCTCGCCAATGGTGGTGCTAGTCAATCGGTCGCCATGCCAAACAGTCCATCATCAAACGCTGGCGGAGGAGGGAGTGCCAGTCATGCGCGAGTCGATCCGAAGCTGTTTCCCTATTTGTCCAAGGCCTTCCGCAAAATCCGCGAAGATGGTGGGCCGCCCACTCAGCAGCTGCTCCTCAGCGATGTCCTCGATGACGATGTTTCCGGCGAATATGCTggcaaccacaaccacaacagcggcagtggcaggtACGTCTATGTGGGAAACGGAGGGGCTACTGCTGGCCCCAATGGAAGTGGAGATGGCATTAACTTTGAGCGACTGGCCCGCGATTGCGGGGCTGACAGCATGGACGATGTGCATGCTGCGGCGGCCATGCTCTTCCTCAAACACGGACCAAAGGCCTTCACTGAGTCTTTTCAAAATGG AGCCCCAGTGATTACAAGTTCTCCCAGCGAGGATCACACTTATTCCGCGGGCGGCAATAGCAATGCGGACAGCGGCGCCTCCACTCCACTCACTAATGGCAATATCATGGCGGGGCAGACGCCGGCCCAGCTTCAGCTGCAGGCGCAGGCCAATGCCGGTGGAGGATCGGACAGCAATTGCGCCAGCTCCGATGCGGCCTACGACAGCAGCGAGGAGAA TCACAACATTACGCCCGAGGAGTTGGCCGATCAGCAGCGACATCGCGATGGTGTCGACGCATTGCTCTCGCTGTCGCGCTCATCCATCGTTGAGTGCGGGTCGGTGGCCACCACGCACTATCACAGCAACGGGAGCAGCGGAAGCAGTCACGGCTCCCCGCACAAGCGCCCCTCCAGCCACAGTCTCGAGGAGGAGCACGAGCACCTCCTCCTGCAACAGTACCAGCCACTGTTGTCGTCCTCGCCACAGGCTGTCTACACGaatggcagcggcagcaagaTGGCACTCCTCAGCAGTGCCGCTGCCAATGTGGCGTTGgcccaacagcagcaacagcagcagcagcaccatcaGATCCAacaaatgcagcagcagcagcaacagcatcagcagcatcagcagcatcagcatcaaatacagcagcaccaacagcatACAGAGCTGTACGGCAGCGTGAGTGGCAGCTATTTGGCCGGATTGAATCATTGCCTGCCCGCTGCAACGGGAGCTGGAGGACAGGCGGCCATGTTGCCCCAACATCTCACTGCATCGATGGCAAATGCTGCGGCCAAGAACAAGGTGAAGCCTCTGCGGGGCTTGCGCACAAAGATCAAGCGGAAGTCCGCATGGATGCGGTGA
- the LOC108160754 gene encoding pneumococcal serine-rich repeat protein isoform X2, whose amino-acid sequence MSTDNPTHLLTTRDLGQLRGQLQTTAAPATATSVVHGYRNIIPPPISTSATATAPVAVAIAIASTAAPVSTASSVVTEASSSSASSTTTSSNSNSNSGSIHHGGGNMQATSSKYVVIQPNHNGGFTAYDSSATAATTMPTGGGGGAGGAGPGGNIVLLAAEPLEMGSADALAAAAAAGPDDGELRSLSWLSDSNLIKGIVTSSGPTSAASQAKRAAAVALKAPAGGVCLVGDLIEELPPSSNDIPETGDQQGTPGGVYSTTTVHKGPSGTTTVVEYKATKTTTTATRTSYMPVVVTSSSSSSITPAAQATISPAKQQQPQQIFVTSNGTGATTYKTSPPTSMATVSVSSAPPCSPNNNINHHNTTTHHPHKKYLREKMNVHVDHSSHVASTVTVVSSPASSNNSSLSSTSASTSALSMSVNGSSGGINGAGNSPGPKAANGFTTVYETVKFSGAGTTPCSISNPSQSNRQHLPDQTTLISPTALISTSPMTGYSFVHHLTGTPHVMASTAPSEATLGGGGSIYYTNATPMQQQQHLQQQQQRGMHVSVSPPPTAVNATIGGHNGSNGALNLRSPNSYSSYDNEDSLKEFDMTLNSRMHTSTPQYVAAAAKSNSYSNNANSSSNTTNGGGGGGGGGGGGGGGAGNTPQKQKHPNNVPYDPLVHTNNKPPYSFSSLIFMAIEGSNEKALPVKEIYAWIVQHFPYFKTAPNGWKNSVRHNLSLNKSFVKVEKAPNMGKGSLWRVEPQQRQNLIQALNRSGPFFPNSAVEKISTSLKSPNGQGAPQSSGGYDGLDGVAASGAAASANGIGMGCGNSAAPVTLATPTKSNGLVLANGGASQSVAMPNSPSSNAGGGGSASHARVDPKLFPYLSKAFRKIREDGGPPTQQLLLSDVLDDDVSGEYAGNHNHNSGSGRYVYVGNGGATAGPNGSGDGINFERLARDCGADSMDDVHAAAAMLFLKHGPKAFTESFQNGAPVITSSPSEDHTYSAGGNSNADSGASTPLTNGNIMAGQTPAQLQLQAQANAGGGSDSNCASSDAAYDSSEENHNITPEELADQQRHRDGVDALLSLSRSSIVECGSVATTHYHSNGSSGSSHGSPHKRPSSHSLEEEHEHLLLQQYQPLLSSSPQAVYTNGSGSKMALLSSAAANVALAQQQQQQQQHHQIQQMQQQQQQHQQHQQHQHQIQQHQQHTELYGSVSGSYLAGLNHCLPAATGAGGQAAMLPQHLTASMANAAAKNKVKPLRGLRTKIKRKSAWMR is encoded by the exons ATGTCCACAGATAATcccacacatctgctgaccaCGCGGGATCTTGGCCAATTGCGGGGCCAATTACAGACGACAGCAGCGCCAGCGACGGCAACAAGTGTCGTACATGGATACCGCAACATAATTCCCCCACCTATCAGCACctcagcaacagcaacagcaccagtAGCAGTAGCAATAGCAAtagcatcaacagcagcaccagtaTCAACAGCATCTTCCGTAGTAACAgaagcatcatcatcatcagcatcatcCACCACCacgagcagcaacagcaatagcaacagcggcagcatcCATCACGGAGGTGGCAACATGCAGGCCACCAGCTCCAAATATGTCGTTATTCAACCGAACCACAACGGCGGCTTCACGGCCTACGATAGCAGTGCCACTGCCGCAACCACAATGCCCACGGGCGGAGGCGGTGGTGCCGGTGGCGCTGGACCGGGTGGAAATATTGTTCTTTTAGCCGCCGAGCCCCTGGAAATGGGTTCGGCAGACGCATtggccgccgctgccgctgcaggACCGGACGATGGAGAGCTGCGCTCCTTGTCGTGGCTGAGCGACAGCAATCTGATCAAGGGGATTGTAACGAGCAGCGGCCCCACATCGGCCGCATCGCAGGCGAAACGGGCAGCGGCTGTGGCCCTCAAGGCTCCTGCGGGGGGAGTCTGCCTTGTCGGCGATCTCATTGAGGAGCTGCCGCCAAGCAGCAACGATATTCCGGAAACGGGAGACCAGCAGGGAACGCCCGGGGGCGTTTACAGCACCACGACAGTGCACAAGGGACCCAGCGGCACCACCACAGTGGTGGAGTACAAGGCCAccaagacgacgacgacggccaCACGAACAAGCTACATGCCTGTGGTGgtgaccagcagcagcagcagcagcatcacaCCAGCAGCACAAGCCACCATTTCGCCcgccaagcagcagcagccccaacaGATCTTTGTGACCAGCAATGGGACGGGTGCAACAACATACAAGACCTCTCCCCCCACATCCATGGCCACGGTCTCTGTTTCGTCCGCCCCACCGTGTTCCCCGAATAATAATATCAACCACCACAACACCACCACCCACCATCCGCACAAGAAATATCTGCGGGAGAAGATGAACGTCCATGTGGACCACAGCAGCCATGTGGCCTCCACGGTGACGGTCGTCAGTTCGCCTGCATCCTCAAACAATTCATCGCTCAGCTCCACCtccgcttcaacctccgcCCTGTCCATGTCGGTTAATGGGTCATCGGGTGGCATAAATGGCGCTGGGAATAGTCCAGGGCCCAAGGCCGCCAACGGCTTTACGACCGTTTACGAAACGGTAAAGTTCTCTGGAGCTGGGACAACGCCCTGCAGCATCAGCAACCCCAGCCAAAGCAACAGACAGCACCTGCCCGATCAGACGACGCTGATTAGCCCAACGGCATTGATCAGTACCTCGCCCATGACGGGCTATAGTTTTGTGCATCATCTCACCGGAACGCCGCATGTCAT GGCTTCGACGGCACCATCGGAGGCGACTCTGGGAGGAGGCGGCAGCATCTACTACACCAATGCCACGCCaatgcaacaacagcagcacctgcaacagcaacagcagcgtgGCATGCATGTCTCTGTGTCGCCGCCACCGACGGCCGTCAATGCAACAATAGGGGGTCATAATGGATCTAATGGAGCATTGAATCTGCGAAGCCCCAATAGCTACAGCAGCTACGACAATGAGGATTCTCTGAAGGAGTTCGACATGACATTGAACTCCAGGATGCATACCAGCACGCCCCAAtatgtggcagcggcagccaagagcaacagctacagcaacaacgccaacaGTTCCTCCAACACCACCaacggaggaggaggcggtggcggtggtggtggtggcggtggtggtggtgccgGCAACACAccgcaaaagcaaaagcatcCCAACAATGTGCCATATGATCCGCTAGTGCATACAAACAACAAGCCGCCATATAGCTTTAG TTCACTCATCTTTATGGCCATTGAGGGTTCGAACGAGAAGGCGCTGCCTGTAAAAGAGATCTATGCGTGGATTGTCCAGCACTTTCCATACTTCAAGACGGCCCCCAATGGCTGGAAGAACAGTGTGCGGCACAATCTGTCGCTGAACAAGAGTTTCGTCAAAGTGGAGAAGGCCCCCAATATGGGCAAGGGCTCGTTGTGGCGCGTAGAGCCGCAACAGCGTCAAAATCTCATTCAGGCCCTCAATCGGTCAGGCCCATTCTTTCCGAATTCAGCGGTGGAAAAGATCAGTACGTCGCTGAAGAGTCCCAATGGGCAAGGGGCGCCCCAATCATCCGGTGGATATGATGGCCTTGATGGAGTGGCTGCCTCCGGCGCCGCTGCCTCCGCCAATGGAATAGGAATGGGCTGTGGCAACTCTGCGGCTCCAGTGACACTGGCCACACCCACAAAAAGCAATGGCCTGGTGCTCGCCAATGGTGGTGCTAGTCAATCGGTCGCCATGCCAAACAGTCCATCATCAAACGCTGGCGGAGGAGGGAGTGCCAGTCATGCGCGAGTCGATCCGAAGCTGTTTCCCTATTTGTCCAAGGCCTTCCGCAAAATCCGCGAAGATGGTGGGCCGCCCACTCAGCAGCTGCTCCTCAGCGATGTCCTCGATGACGATGTTTCCGGCGAATATGCTggcaaccacaaccacaacagcggcagtggcaggtACGTCTATGTGGGAAACGGAGGGGCTACTGCTGGCCCCAATGGAAGTGGAGATGGCATTAACTTTGAGCGACTGGCCCGCGATTGCGGGGCTGACAGCATGGACGATGTGCATGCTGCGGCGGCCATGCTCTTCCTCAAACACGGACCAAAGGCCTTCACTGAGTCTTTTCAAAATGG AGCCCCAGTGATTACAAGTTCTCCCAGCGAGGATCACACTTATTCCGCGGGCGGCAATAGCAATGCGGACAGCGGCGCCTCCACTCCACTCACTAATGGCAATATCATGGCGGGGCAGACGCCGGCCCAGCTTCAGCTGCAGGCGCAGGCCAATGCCGGTGGAGGATCGGACAGCAATTGCGCCAGCTCCGATGCGGCCTACGACAGCAGCGAGGAGAA TCACAACATTACGCCCGAGGAGTTGGCCGATCAGCAGCGACATCGCGATGGTGTCGACGCATTGCTCTCGCTGTCGCGCTCATCCATCGTTGAGTGCGGGTCGGTGGCCACCACGCACTATCACAGCAACGGGAGCAGCGGAAGCAGTCACGGCTCCCCGCACAAGCGCCCCTCCAGCCACAGTCTCGAGGAGGAGCACGAGCACCTCCTCCTGCAACAGTACCAGCCACTGTTGTCGTCCTCGCCACAGGCTGTCTACACGaatggcagcggcagcaagaTGGCACTCCTCAGCAGTGCCGCTGCCAATGTGGCGTTGgcccaacagcagcaacagcagcagcagcaccatcaGATCCAacaaatgcagcagcagcagcaacagcatcagcagcatcagcagcatcagcatcaaatacagcagcaccaacagcatACAGAGCTGTACGGCAGCGTGAGTGGCAGCTATTTGGCCGGATTGAATCATTGCCTGCCCGCTGCAACGGGAGCTGGAGGACAGGCGGCCATGTTGCCCCAACATCTCACTGCATCGATGGCAAATGCTGCGGCCAAGAACAAGGTGAAGCCTCTGCGGGGCTTGCGCACAAAGATCAAGCGGAAGTCCGCATGGATGCGGTGA